The following nucleotide sequence is from Paeniglutamicibacter kerguelensis.
CGTTGCACTGACCGGCGGTGGCCCCGGAACCAGCACGGAATCCGTGGCGATGGTCATCTACCGGGGAGGGTTCCAGGGCGGGGAATACGGCTACCAAATGGCCAACTCCGTGGTGTACCTGATCGTCATCGTGGTTCTGTCACTGCTGCAAATGCGGACCCTACAACGCAAGGAGGCCGATTTCTCGTGAGCACGCAAAACATGACCCGGCGGGCAGTGGACCGCGAACAGAAATCCGGGCCTGAACCGCAGCAGGGCCCGCCCAAGAAACGAAGAACCTCCAATGTCAATGTTCCTGTCACCGTTTTGGTGGCAGTGCTCTCGCTGACGGTACTCATACCGTTGTACTTCACCGTGGTCACGGCACTGAAGTCCCCGGACCAGCTCGGTGGAACGGGATTTGAGCTGCCCACGAGCATTCACCCCGAGAACTTCTCCAAGGCATGGGAACTAACGGATTTCCCCAACGCCCTGCTGGTCTCCGGAATCGTCACGGCCTCTGCCGTGGTCCTGACGATCATCACCAATTCCATGGTCGCGTACGCCATTGCACGGAACATGAATCGACCGTTCTTCAAGGCGCTGTACTACTTCTTCATCGCCGCACTCTTTGTCCCGTTCCCGATCATCATGCTTCCGGTGACCAAGGAAACCGCGCTTCTGGGCCTGGACAACCCTGTCGGTTTGTTCCTCCTTTACACGGTCT
It contains:
- a CDS encoding carbohydrate ABC transporter permease yields the protein MSTQNMTRRAVDREQKSGPEPQQGPPKKRRTSNVNVPVTVLVAVLSLTVLIPLYFTVVTALKSPDQLGGTGFELPTSIHPENFSKAWELTDFPNALLVSGIVTASAVVLTIITNSMVAYAIARNMNRPFFKALYYFFIAALFVPFPIIMLPVTKETALLGLDNPVGLFLLYTVYGLSFNIFVYTAFIKSIPPELEEAAIMDGASHWTSFWKVIFPLLTPMNATVGILTCLWAWNDFLLPLVILSDPATRTLPLVQYVFQSQFNTDYSTAFASYLMAMAPLLLVYLFAQRWVISGVMRGSIK